A region from the Oceanidesulfovibrio marinus genome encodes:
- a CDS encoding MBL fold metallo-hydrolase, giving the protein MRVIFLGVGEAFDEHLANTSLLAMPDSLDSDAVLLDCGFTAAAAFYLHAPAGLRADGLSAIAITHLHGDHFLGLPWLLHRLGEDGRTTRLTILGPDGAADAVPAAYELAYPGSYAKLPFPIVYTRSAPGVQLDMDQWRFRFAPSRHGLLNLAIRLEREGKVLCYSGDGAPSPESATLAKGADLLAQESYFLDIGSDPDGVTGHGSVERSIELARQAGAHRLALVHIARSVRHGRYDEIERMLNTAGDVHAFAPQPGCMCRI; this is encoded by the coding sequence ATGCGGGTCATCTTCCTTGGCGTGGGCGAGGCGTTCGACGAACATCTGGCCAACACCTCCCTGCTTGCCATGCCGGACAGCCTCGATTCCGACGCAGTGCTGCTGGACTGCGGTTTTACGGCGGCAGCCGCGTTTTATCTCCACGCTCCGGCCGGTCTGCGCGCCGACGGCCTTTCCGCCATCGCCATCACCCATCTGCACGGTGATCACTTTCTGGGCCTGCCCTGGCTGCTGCACAGACTGGGCGAGGACGGCCGAACCACCCGTCTGACTATCCTGGGACCGGACGGCGCGGCCGACGCCGTTCCTGCCGCCTATGAGCTGGCCTACCCCGGCTCCTACGCCAAGCTGCCTTTCCCCATCGTCTACACCCGGAGCGCGCCCGGCGTGCAGCTTGACATGGACCAGTGGCGCTTCCGCTTCGCACCCAGCCGGCACGGCCTGCTCAACCTCGCTATCCGTCTGGAGCGCGAGGGCAAGGTCTTATGCTACAGCGGCGACGGCGCTCCAAGCCCGGAGAGCGCCACCCTGGCTAAAGGCGCGGACCTGCTGGCGCAGGAGTCTTATTTTCTGGACATCGGAAGCGATCCCGACGGCGTGACCGGGCACGGCTCTGTGGAGCGAAGCATCGAGCTGGCCAGGCAGGCCGGGGCCCACCGCCTGGCGCTGGTCCATATCGCGCGCAGCGTTCGCCACGGCAGGTACGACGAGATCGAGCGTATGCTCAACACCGCCGGCGACGTGCACGCCTTTGCGCCGCAGCCCGGCTGCATGTGCAGAATCTGA